Proteins encoded by one window of Bombus huntii isolate Logan2020A unplaced genomic scaffold, iyBomHunt1.1 ctg00000222.1, whole genome shotgun sequence:
- the LOC126877709 gene encoding omega-amidase NIT2-A-like: protein MPEIEGDKLYNTCTIWGPDGTLIAKHRKVHLFDIDIPNKITFRESDSLSPGNSLTTFDVKGCKIGIGICYDIRFEEMARIYRNKGCQMLIYPAAFNMTTGPLHWSLLQRFRANDNQLYVACISPARVP, encoded by the exons atgcctgaaatagagggcgataaattgtacaatacctgtactatttggggtcccgatggaactttgatagcaaaacaccgaaag gtacatctattcgacatcgacattcctaataagattacttttcgagagagtgattcactcagtcctggtaactccctaacgacgttcgatgtgaagggctgcaaaataggtattggcatatgctatgatattagattcgaggaaatggcacgcatttatcggaacaaag gttgccaaatgctgatatatccagcggcattcaatatgaccactggaccactgcactggtcattacttcagcgtttcagagcgaatgataatcaattatacgttgcctgcatatcaccggctcgtgttccttaa